The following DNA comes from Fretibacterium sp. OH1220_COT-178.
GTTCACCCAGCTGATCGCTCGGCGGGTGCGGGAGATGCGGATTCACAGCGTGGTTCTGCCCTGGGACGCCCCGCTGGGGCGTGTCGAGGAGCTCGCCCCCCGGGGGATTATCGTTTCGGGGGGGCCGGACAGCGTCAACGATTCCGGCGCCATCGCCATCGACCGTGGGATCTTGGACATGGACGTGCCCATTCTGGGGATCTGTTATGGAATGCAGCTCATGGCGAAGTGCCTGGGCGGTGCGGTCGCATCGGGGGAGCGCCCGGAGTATGGGGTGACGGCCATAGGGCGCAGGGGCAACTCGGCGCTGTTCAAGGACCTTCCGGATGAACTGGAGGTTCTGATGAGCCATGGGGACCGCGTCGTCGCGCTGCCCTCGGGCTTCCGCGCCACCGCGGAGACCACCCACGGGGTCATCGCGGCCATGGAGGACGAGAGCGGCCGTCGTTTCGGGCTTCAGTTCCATCCGGAGGTCGTCCATACCCAGCAGGGGGCCAGAATTCTGCGGCAATTTCTGTTTGCGACCTGCGGCTGCAAGGGCGACTGGAATCTCGGCGACTGGGTCGAGGATGCCGTGGCGGAGATCCGGGAGAAGGTCGGGGAGGGGCGCGTCGTCTGCGGCCTGTCGGGCGGGGTGGACTCGAGCGTCGCGGCCGCCCTCGTGCATCGGGCGGTCGGTTCTCAGCTCGAGTGCATTTTCGTCGATCACGGGCTGATGCGCCTGAACGAGGCCCGGCAGGTCATGGACTCCTACAGCGGCATGGGGCTCTCGGTCCGCCATGTGGATGCCTCGGAGCTCTTCTTGGGCAAGCTGGCGGGGGTGACGGACCCGGAGAAGAAACGGCGGATCATTGGAGGGCTCTTCATCGAGGTGTTCGACGCCGAGGCGGCCAAGATCGGCCAGGTGGACTGGCTGCTTCAGGGGACGATCTACCCCGACGTCATCGAGAGCGGGAGCAAGAAGGGCTCCGTGCTCATCAAGTCGCATCACAACGTCGGCGGCCTGCCGGACAAGATGAAGCTCCGTCTTCTGGAGCCGCTGCGGGACCTGTTCAAGGACGAGGTCCGGGAGCTGGGGCGCATCATCGGCGTGCCCGACGCGATTGTGGACCGTCAGCCCTTCCCGGGGCCGGGGCTTGCCGTGCGCTGCCTGGGGGACATCACGCGCGCCCGTCTCGACACGTTGCGGGCCGCCGATGCGATCTTCCGGGAGGAGCTGCGGAAGGCCGGGCTCTACGAAAAGATCTGGCAGTCCTTCTGCGTGCTGCTCCCGGTGCGGACGGTCGGGGTGATGGGGGACGGGCGCACCTACAACGAGGTGCTGGCGCTCCGTGCGGTGGACTCCCAGGACGCCATGACGGCCGACTGGGTGCGCATCCCGCCGGAGGTCCTGGACGTGACGGCCAAGCGCATCTGCAACGAGGTGCGCGGGATCAACCGCGTGGTGCTGGACGTGACCTCCAAGCCGCCCGCAACGATCGAGTGGGAGTAGAGGACACGACAAAGCCCCGAGCGGGAGGACGCTTCAGGATATCTGCGAAAACGTGAGAGGAGTGCCGGGCGGCCTTGGTCGCCCGGCACTCCTCTGTCTTCGCGGACTTGAAGATGCTGTCCGTGACTACGCTCTCCTCCTCGCCAGAAACGCTGCTGCAAGGGCCAGTGCCAGTACGCCGCCCACCGCGTCGCATCCGCCGCCTCCGCCGCCCGATAAGCTCTTGTCCTTGCCCGGATCGTCATCCGTGGGGCCGGGGTGGGTTGGGTTGGGGTTTGGGTTGGGGTCGGGCTTGGGGTCGGGCTTGGGATTTGGCTTGGGATTGGGGTTTGGGTTGGGGGTGGGTCTGGGGCCGGGGCCGGGCTCCTGGGGAAGGGGAAGTTCGAAGTCCAGAACTCCGAAGAAGGGGACGCCCGTCCTCTTGGCCCGTACTCTCAGCTTCGCCCTGTCGCCGGCGAACGTCACGGTGAACGTGCAGTCCCGATCGGTCCCGACTTTGCCCGCGATGGCCGTCCCCGGATTCAGGGGCAGGACACCCCACGCGGCGGGGTCCACCTTCGAGTCGGCCCCAATCGTGACCTCGTATTTTTTCCCGCCCAGCGGCTTCAGATCCTCGTCCTTCAGCGTCAACAGGGGGACGTCGATCGTCTCACCCAGAGTGAGCCGAAGCGTCTTCGTCGCGAGGTCGAATTCGTCTGTCGCCCCGGGAAAGTTGGTGAGGTCGGTATCGATAATTTTATTGCCGGGTGGAATACTGAGATCCAGCTCCTGGAGGAGGTCGATCGTCTCTCCCGCCTTCAGGGGGCGGTGCCAGGCGTCTGGGGGATTGAACCTGAGCTGAGTTCCAAGGTCTGGCTCCGCCCTATTCACCGTCAGCACGGGCTCGGTCGTGGCGGCGGGGACCGTCAGCTCCGAGTCGCTCCTGAACCGCAGCGCCAGACCCTTGTGGGCTCCGCCGGGCAGTTCCAGCTTCCCTCCGTCCAGAGAAAGGCTCCAGCCCCCCGGTGCGGCGACCGCGCCGAGCTTCAGCATCCCTCCCCCGTTATCGGTGTCGATCCCGGCTCCGTCCCCGGGCGCCAGGGAGTTGACGATCAGGGTCTTTTTAGTGCCGCCGAAATCAATGTGGCACATCTTGAGCTTGGGGCAGCTCAGGATGCCGATATGGCAGGGCTTATTGGGCAGGCTCATCATCGGCAGGATCGTGACTTCGTCGGCGTTGCCTCCCTCGAGCCGGAGCTCGTTATGGAACGCGTCTGGGATGCCTGCAAGGACTATTTTAGGGTTGTTGGCGTTTCCCTTGAAGGTGACCCGCTCGGTATTTTTCATCAGGGCCACGGTCGTGCCTGCCGGGGGTTCCAGCCTCAGATGCCCCGTCACCTTAGCTCCGAGGTCAAGATTGACGGAAGGCACGATGGTCAGCAGCTTGTCGGGGCTGACGGCAATGGTATTCGCATCCCCAAACTTCAGCTCGCCATCGATTGTCACGACCGCATTGCCCCGGGAACGAAGCCCGCCGTCCTTGTCGAGCCTCAGCTTCATCTTATCTCCTATCTTCAGCTTCGTCCCCTCGCCGAACTCCACGATCTTCGCCTTCGCCTTGTCGGTATCGACTCGGAGTTGATCGGCTGGATTGAGGGGATCAAAAGCCCCATCCGGGATGATCGCCGTATCCCCCGCCCCCGGGGCGCCTTTATCCCAATTGCCGTCATCTCCCCATGAGTTGCTTGTGTTGCCCGTCCATCGCGTGACCTTCGCCGGAGCGGCCCCTGCAAAGGCCAGAGCCAGCACCGCCGCCAGCGCGGCCGTGCGTAAAAACCTCCTGCCCGAGATCATGTTCCCGTCCTCCTTCCTCATCG
Coding sequences within:
- the guaA gene encoding glutamine-hydrolyzing GMP synthase, whose protein sequence is MENIVIIDCGSQFTQLIARRVREMRIHSVVLPWDAPLGRVEELAPRGIIVSGGPDSVNDSGAIAIDRGILDMDVPILGICYGMQLMAKCLGGAVASGERPEYGVTAIGRRGNSALFKDLPDELEVLMSHGDRVVALPSGFRATAETTHGVIAAMEDESGRRFGLQFHPEVVHTQQGARILRQFLFATCGCKGDWNLGDWVEDAVAEIREKVGEGRVVCGLSGGVDSSVAAALVHRAVGSQLECIFVDHGLMRLNEARQVMDSYSGMGLSVRHVDASELFLGKLAGVTDPEKKRRIIGGLFIEVFDAEAAKIGQVDWLLQGTIYPDVIESGSKKGSVLIKSHHNVGGLPDKMKLRLLEPLRDLFKDEVRELGRIIGVPDAIVDRQPFPGPGLAVRCLGDITRARLDTLRAADAIFREELRKAGLYEKIWQSFCVLLPVRTVGVMGDGRTYNEVLALRAVDSQDAMTADWVRIPPEVLDVTAKRICNEVRGINRVVLDVTSKPPATIEWE